One segment of Chryseobacterium turcicum DNA contains the following:
- a CDS encoding DUF1543 domain-containing protein, translating to MKLFYIILGATPKGRNIEQHDVFFGIAESLKDLVPDMKDFWEEADGKIHLDCYQEVKFADGFEVKIVEKGEETSENQLYFINLGGYKKGYFEEFHEQHLMVGTSMADIVKKAKQTEFYKTMGFEGAVSHIDDKHGVDIDDIFNVNDILPEKMKEKYSIVLVKSDVENQENPMGLGYLKIDKIQ from the coding sequence ATGAAGTTATTTTATATCATCCTCGGTGCAACGCCAAAAGGCAGAAATATAGAACAACATGATGTTTTCTTTGGGATTGCAGAAAGCCTCAAAGATTTGGTTCCGGATATGAAAGATTTCTGGGAAGAAGCCGATGGGAAAATTCATCTCGACTGTTATCAGGAAGTGAAATTTGCGGATGGTTTTGAAGTGAAAATTGTAGAAAAAGGCGAAGAGACTTCAGAAAATCAATTGTATTTTATCAATTTAGGTGGATATAAAAAAGGATACTTTGAAGAGTTTCATGAGCAGCACTTGATGGTGGGAACTTCAATGGCGGATATTGTGAAAAAAGCCAAGCAAACCGAATTTTATAAAACAATGGGGTTTGAAGGTGCCGTAAGTCATATCGACGATAAACATGGGGTTGATATCGATGATATTTTTAATGTGAATGATATTCTCCCAGAAAAAATGAAAGAAAAATACTCGATTGTTTTAGTGAAATCTGATGTCGAAAATCAGGAAAATCCGATGGGATTGGGATATTTGAAAATTGATAAGATTCAATAA
- a CDS encoding sulfite exporter TauE/SafE family protein has translation MSEIIILFLGAISAGLLGSLTGLGGGVIIIPLLTLGFGVPMHYAIGASLISVIGTSSGAAVAFVKEGFTNMRIGMFLEIATTAGAIVGALVSGMLNPNTIGIIFASILLLTVILNLKGKPDHQEPLIKGSLEDKLKLYGTFPDKGVLKSYAARNTIPGFFMMMFAGAMSGLLGIGSGALKVLAMDNMMRLPFKVSTTTSNFMIGVTAVASSLIYFQRGEIIPVIVAPVLVGVVVGSFIGSKTLMVSKTKKLKTFFAIVITILSVYMMYNGIRSNFS, from the coding sequence ATGTCGGAGATTATTATTCTTTTTCTTGGCGCTATCTCAGCCGGCCTTTTAGGCTCACTCACAGGTTTGGGAGGTGGAGTTATCATTATCCCTTTATTAACGCTTGGTTTCGGTGTTCCTATGCATTATGCAATTGGTGCTTCGTTAATTTCGGTAATCGGAACTTCTTCCGGAGCCGCCGTTGCTTTTGTGAAAGAAGGCTTTACCAATATGAGAATCGGGATGTTTCTCGAGATTGCCACCACGGCAGGAGCAATTGTGGGAGCTTTGGTTTCAGGAATGTTGAATCCTAATACCATCGGGATTATCTTCGCAAGTATTCTTTTGCTTACTGTTATTTTAAATCTTAAAGGAAAACCCGACCATCAGGAACCTTTGATAAAAGGAAGTCTGGAAGATAAACTCAAACTCTACGGAACTTTTCCTGATAAAGGTGTTTTGAAAAGCTATGCAGCAAGAAATACCATTCCGGGATTTTTTATGATGATGTTTGCAGGAGCAATGTCTGGACTTTTAGGTATCGGTTCTGGTGCTCTGAAAGTTTTGGCAATGGATAATATGATGAGACTGCCTTTCAAAGTTTCTACAACCACCAGTAACTTTATGATTGGTGTAACTGCAGTGGCAAGTTCATTAATCTATTTCCAGAGAGGAGAAATCATTCCTGTTATTGTAGCGCCCGTTTTGGTGGGTGTTGTGGTTGGAAGTTTTATAGGGTCTAAAACTTTAATGGTTTCAAAAACAAAAAAGCTAAAGACATTTTTCGCAATTGTGATTACAATTCTTTCAGTTTATATGATGTATAACGGTATTAGAAGCAATTTCTCATGA
- a CDS encoding DUF1634 domain-containing protein, translated as MRKDFTDVDLNRSVGNLLRLGVILSVVTSLIGFIKLFMEGFEMPRKYKLLDMGTSSDKVWSHFWETLCKGEGMAIIQLGILMLIFTPLMRIIFALIGYLKEKDYVYVIISSIVLAIMAISFFAGYAH; from the coding sequence ATGAGAAAAGATTTTACAGATGTTGATCTTAACCGTTCTGTTGGGAATCTCCTTCGTTTGGGTGTTATCTTATCGGTTGTCACATCGCTGATTGGTTTTATTAAACTTTTCATGGAAGGTTTTGAAATGCCCAGAAAATATAAGCTTCTCGATATGGGAACGTCTTCAGATAAAGTCTGGAGCCATTTTTGGGAAACACTTTGCAAAGGTGAAGGCATGGCCATTATTCAACTAGGAATTTTGATGCTTATTTTCACGCCTTTGATGAGGATTATTTTTGCACTAATCGGTTACCTTAAAGAAAAAGATTACGTTTATGTGATCATCTCTTCAATTGTTTTGGCAATTATGGCGATTAGCTTCTTTGCGGGTTATGCGCACTAA
- the gloA2 gene encoding SMU1112c/YaeR family gloxylase I-like metalloprotein → MKIHHIAIICSDYEVSKKFYTEILDLNIIREVYREERQSYKLNLAIGEHYVIELFSFPNPPKRPSRPESCGLRHLAFSVENVNEKREELIQKGLNCEDIRIDEFTGKEFFFTQDPDDLPLEFYEN, encoded by the coding sequence ATGAAAATTCATCATATTGCCATCATCTGCTCAGATTACGAAGTTTCGAAAAAATTTTATACAGAAATTTTAGATTTAAATATTATCCGTGAAGTTTATCGTGAAGAAAGACAATCTTATAAGCTTAATTTAGCCATCGGTGAACATTATGTGATTGAATTATTTTCTTTTCCAAATCCTCCAAAACGCCCTTCAAGACCAGAATCTTGTGGTTTAAGACATTTAGCTTTCTCTGTAGAAAATGTCAATGAAAAACGGGAAGAATTAATTCAAAAAGGATTAAACTGTGAAGATATCCGAATTGATGAGTTTACCGGAAAAGAGTTTTTCTTTACACAGGATCCTGATGATTTACCTTTAGAATTTTATGAAAATTAA
- a CDS encoding nuclear transport factor 2 family protein yields MRKLYIVLLFLGSFCFAQKSENDAIKECVEKLFTGMKNADTIMIKSVFAEDAILQTITKNDLVKTEKLQNFLSSFSKLSKNDVDEKIRFEAIHIDGNLASVFTPYEFYYKGKFSHCGANSFQLVKQNNTWKIQYLIDTRRTNCNK; encoded by the coding sequence ATGAGAAAATTATATATCGTACTATTGTTTTTAGGTTCTTTTTGCTTTGCTCAAAAATCGGAAAATGATGCCATAAAAGAATGCGTAGAAAAGCTTTTTACAGGCATGAAAAATGCGGATACTATCATGATAAAATCTGTTTTTGCAGAGGATGCTATTTTACAAACCATAACAAAAAATGACTTGGTAAAAACAGAAAAACTGCAAAATTTCTTATCTTCTTTTTCTAAACTATCAAAGAATGATGTAGATGAAAAGATTAGATTTGAAGCCATTCATATCGATGGTAATCTGGCGAGCGTTTTTACACCGTATGAGTTTTATTACAAAGGGAAATTTTCGCATTGTGGAGCCAATAGTTTTCAGCTGGTAAAACAAAATAATACCTGGAAAATTCAATATTTAATCGATACAAGAAGAACGAACTGTAATAAATAA
- a CDS encoding endonuclease/exonuclease/phosphatase family protein — MWETYLIISALLLILTVLPKIPSSHWVFRFPDFGKIQITYFTIITFALGFIIVKTEYFWYLQGLLLSMIIYHGITLIKYTPLYKVKKHPQTSKSSKKYHFISANVYQFNTDFEKFISLINKNKPEIFLTMESNGDWEKALQVLEKEYPYQHKVTLENTYGMHFYSKMKIEDSKTHYFVADDIPSIEAHLKTEDGFEFVFFGVHPPPPSPTEEETSKERDGDILSVAKRVTEIKKPVIVVGDFNNVAWSKSSILFKKISHLIDPRVGHAFVSTFHAKYKLFRFPIDLMFHSEDIFIKDLKTLENFGSDHLPVYCEFFIDHHNDDQEERVEQADSEEIAEAEEMIEEGKKEDGERDAVVTED, encoded by the coding sequence ATGTGGGAAACTTACCTTATTATAAGCGCTTTATTATTGATATTAACAGTTTTACCAAAAATCCCAAGTTCACATTGGGTTTTTCGGTTTCCCGATTTTGGTAAAATTCAGATTACTTATTTTACAATCATCACATTTGCATTAGGTTTTATCATCGTAAAAACAGAGTATTTCTGGTATCTGCAAGGTTTATTGCTCTCCATGATTATTTATCACGGGATTACTTTAATTAAATATACTCCACTTTATAAAGTCAAAAAACATCCGCAAACTAGCAAGTCTTCAAAAAAATATCATTTTATTTCTGCCAATGTGTATCAGTTTAATACCGATTTTGAGAAATTTATTAGTCTCATCAATAAAAATAAGCCTGAGATATTTTTAACAATGGAAAGCAATGGCGACTGGGAAAAAGCATTGCAGGTTTTAGAAAAAGAGTATCCGTATCAACATAAAGTTACCCTTGAAAACACTTATGGAATGCATTTTTATTCTAAAATGAAAATTGAAGATTCAAAGACGCATTACTTTGTAGCCGATGATATTCCTAGTATTGAAGCACATTTGAAGACTGAAGATGGTTTTGAATTTGTCTTTTTTGGGGTACATCCACCACCACCAAGTCCGACTGAAGAAGAAACGTCAAAAGAAAGAGACGGCGATATCCTCAGCGTTGCCAAAAGAGTGACCGAAATCAAAAAGCCGGTGATTGTGGTGGGAGATTTCAACAATGTTGCATGGTCTAAATCATCTATTCTTTTCAAAAAAATAAGTCATTTGATAGACCCCAGAGTCGGGCACGCTTTTGTGTCTACTTTTCATGCAAAATATAAGCTTTTCAGGTTTCCTATTGACCTGATGTTTCACAGTGAAGATATCTTTATTAAAGATTTAAAAACCTTAGAAAATTTTGGTTCAGATCATCTTCCTGTTTATTGTGAATTTTTCATCGACCATCACAATGATGATCAGGAAGAGCGTGTAGAACAGGCAGATTCTGAAGAAATTGCTGAAGCAGAAGAAATGATTGAAGAAGGAAAAAAAGAAGATGGAGAGCGTGATGCAGTCGTAACTGAAGATTGA
- a CDS encoding phosphatase PAP2 family protein: protein MKFKNIAFLSTFSIYLKDKRKTLFLCFSIFFIIVFMLLSFSVIDSSPKSWDLLVSQELQEDPTALLDTLMKSFSWLGTVYVAAIMVIAFSIIFFVFKYIREGFFVLSCLLSGGVSYVLKTLIDRPRPTTDFVRIVEETHYQSFPSGHVLFYTAFFGTLMVIAISSSILKLYMKIIISIICAVMIVLGAVSRIYLGAHWFTDVIGGFIVGVLFVMLTGSIYLRSKKKQIQ, encoded by the coding sequence ATGAAATTCAAAAATATTGCGTTTCTGAGCACTTTTTCAATCTACCTCAAAGATAAAAGAAAAACGCTTTTCTTGTGTTTTTCTATTTTTTTTATCATTGTTTTTATGTTATTGAGTTTTTCTGTGATAGATTCATCTCCAAAATCCTGGGATCTTCTCGTTTCTCAGGAATTACAGGAAGACCCAACTGCACTTTTGGATACGTTGATGAAAAGTTTCAGTTGGTTGGGAACGGTTTATGTCGCTGCTATTATGGTGATTGCGTTTTCGATTATTTTCTTTGTCTTTAAATACATCAGAGAAGGTTTTTTTGTTTTGTCATGTCTTTTATCTGGTGGCGTGAGTTATGTTTTAAAAACATTAATTGACCGCCCGAGACCAACAACAGATTTTGTAAGAATTGTTGAAGAAACGCACTACCAAAGCTTTCCCAGTGGTCATGTTTTATTTTATACAGCTTTTTTCGGAACATTGATGGTGATTGCTATTTCTTCGAGCATCTTAAAATTATATATGAAAATAATAATCTCAATAATTTGTGCGGTAATGATTGTTTTGGGAGCTGTTTCACGTATTTATTTGGGTGCACATTGGTTTACAGATGTGATTGGTGGATTTATCGTTGGAGTTCTCTTTGTGATGTTGACAGGAAGTATTTACCTTAGAAGTAAAAAGAAGCAGATTCAGTAA
- a CDS encoding diphosphomevalonate/mevalonate 3,5-bisphosphate decarboxylase family protein produces the protein MMNYFLGKENFTIQNKTVSESCPSNIALIKYWGKYKDQIPANPSISYTLNHCKTNTEIEFLANEPFSVQTFLAGNEEVKFAEKIEKYFKNIEQYLPWILKGKYTIKTENTFPHSSGIASSASGFGAIAKCLMKLDKTFSGKNSDEESLTKASFLARLGSGSACRSLYNGLVVWGESDEVNGSSDLFAVQYPNTEIHDIFKDFNDWVLLIHEGVKSVSSTVGHGLMNTNPYAERRFQEARENFTPMKEILKSGDMQHFIKLVEHEALTLHAMMMMSDPAFILMKTGTLEVINKIWDFRRETDLPLFFTLDAGANVHLLFPNDGSEERIKSFIESDLLQHTQKNGVVKDVMKF, from the coding sequence ATTATGAATTACTTTTTAGGAAAAGAAAATTTTACGATACAAAATAAAACAGTTTCAGAAAGCTGTCCTTCAAACATTGCTTTGATTAAATATTGGGGGAAATATAAAGACCAGATTCCAGCAAATCCAAGTATTAGTTATACGTTGAATCATTGTAAAACAAATACTGAAATAGAGTTTTTAGCCAATGAACCATTTTCTGTTCAAACTTTTTTAGCTGGAAATGAAGAAGTGAAATTTGCTGAAAAAATTGAAAAATATTTTAAAAATATCGAGCAGTATTTACCTTGGATTTTAAAAGGGAAATACACCATCAAGACAGAAAATACATTTCCTCACAGTTCAGGAATTGCAAGTTCTGCATCAGGATTTGGAGCGATTGCAAAATGTCTGATGAAATTAGACAAAACTTTTTCTGGGAAAAATTCTGATGAAGAATCATTAACAAAAGCTTCTTTTTTAGCAAGATTAGGAAGCGGAAGCGCTTGCAGAAGTTTGTACAACGGATTGGTTGTTTGGGGCGAATCTGATGAGGTGAATGGAAGTTCAGATTTGTTTGCGGTACAATATCCCAATACAGAAATTCACGATATTTTTAAAGATTTTAACGATTGGGTTTTGCTGATTCATGAAGGAGTGAAAAGTGTTTCTTCAACCGTTGGACATGGTTTGATGAATACCAATCCGTATGCGGAAAGAAGGTTTCAGGAAGCTAGAGAAAATTTTACTCCGATGAAAGAAATTCTGAAAAGCGGAGATATGCAACATTTTATAAAACTAGTAGAGCACGAAGCATTGACGCTTCATGCGATGATGATGATGAGCGACCCTGCATTTATTCTAATGAAAACAGGAACTTTGGAAGTTATCAATAAAATTTGGGATTTCAGAAGAGAAACAGATTTACCATTATTCTTTACATTGGATGCAGGTGCAAATGTTCATCTTTTATTCCCGAATGACGGTTCTGAGGAACGAATAAAATCATTTATTGAATCAGATTTATTACAACATACTCAGAAAAATGGAGTAGTGAAGGATGTGATGAAATTTTAG
- a CDS encoding AMP-dependent synthetase/ligase, protein MNLAEAIIKKNIEKHPLKSAIGFKKKEGWKELSWKKFGEIVFKTANALKDSGVEENDKVAIYADNSAEWMIFDLAALAIGAVTVPIYSTNNAEQAEFILKDSDAKVVLVGDQVQYDGCLEILKKESDDNHLKTIIVAKKAIWIKKEFSSFYLEDFIAKSSLELDIIPKNEDDLATLIYTSGTTGTPKGVMLTHGNFIKAFDSHFEFFKFKNFEEELSLAFLPLTHVFERSWSLLCLYGGARVYFLEDPKNIAKALEEVKPTMMCAVPRFFQKVYAGVLEKAEEGSSLKKKIFNWALEIGKQTGELRRTEKQIPFGLKIKETFAELLVYSKIKEKMGGRLWFMPCGGASLSPEVTQFFESVNIHITVGYGLTETTATLTAFPFTQFEHGSCGKPLPGVEIRIGEQDEIQAKGNGIMKGYYNKPEETEKVFTQDGWFKTGDAGKFDEKGNLFITDRIKDLMKTSNGKYIAPQMIENLLTNNNFIQQIVLIAEGKQFVSALIVPNFEFLKDYLTKKNIPFTNWTELVVKKEIIDFYKEKINEIQQHLSDFEKVKKFTLMPSEFEIGSGEITPTLKVKRNVVLKKYADVIEKMY, encoded by the coding sequence ATGAATCTTGCAGAGGCAATTATTAAAAAAAATATAGAAAAGCATCCTTTAAAATCGGCAATCGGTTTCAAAAAAAAGGAAGGCTGGAAAGAATTAAGCTGGAAAAAATTTGGCGAAATAGTTTTTAAAACAGCCAATGCACTGAAAGATTCAGGGGTTGAGGAAAATGATAAAGTGGCCATTTATGCTGATAACTCTGCAGAATGGATGATTTTTGATTTAGCAGCGCTAGCAATCGGGGCAGTTACGGTTCCTATTTATTCTACCAACAATGCAGAGCAGGCAGAGTTTATACTGAAAGATTCTGATGCAAAAGTTGTTTTGGTAGGAGACCAAGTACAATATGATGGCTGTCTTGAAATTTTGAAAAAAGAAAGCGACGATAATCACCTTAAAACAATCATCGTTGCTAAAAAAGCAATCTGGATTAAAAAAGAATTTAGCAGTTTTTATCTTGAAGATTTTATTGCTAAATCTTCATTAGAGCTTGATATTATTCCTAAAAATGAAGATGATTTAGCAACACTTATTTATACTTCCGGAACAACAGGAACACCAAAAGGTGTGATGTTGACGCACGGAAATTTTATCAAAGCATTTGATTCTCATTTTGAATTTTTCAAGTTTAAAAACTTTGAAGAAGAGCTTTCATTGGCATTTTTACCTTTAACTCACGTTTTCGAAAGAAGCTGGAGTTTGCTTTGTTTGTATGGTGGAGCAAGAGTTTACTTTTTAGAAGACCCAAAAAATATCGCCAAAGCTTTGGAAGAAGTGAAGCCAACGATGATGTGTGCGGTGCCAAGGTTTTTCCAAAAAGTGTATGCCGGAGTTTTAGAAAAAGCAGAAGAAGGCTCATCTCTAAAAAAGAAAATATTTAACTGGGCTTTAGAAATAGGCAAACAAACCGGAGAGTTAAGAAGAACTGAAAAACAGATTCCTTTCGGATTAAAAATAAAAGAAACTTTCGCAGAATTGCTGGTTTACAGTAAGATTAAAGAAAAAATGGGCGGTAGACTTTGGTTTATGCCTTGTGGTGGCGCTTCTTTGTCACCGGAAGTTACTCAGTTTTTCGAATCGGTAAACATTCATATTACGGTAGGTTATGGACTTACGGAAACCACCGCGACTTTAACGGCATTTCCGTTCACGCAGTTTGAGCATGGAAGTTGTGGAAAACCTTTACCAGGTGTTGAAATTCGTATTGGAGAACAAGACGAAATTCAGGCAAAAGGAAACGGAATTATGAAAGGCTATTACAACAAACCTGAAGAAACCGAAAAAGTTTTTACTCAGGATGGTTGGTTTAAAACCGGTGATGCAGGAAAGTTTGACGAAAAAGGTAATTTATTTATTACTGATAGAATCAAAGATTTAATGAAAACATCCAATGGGAAATATATTGCTCCGCAAATGATTGAAAATTTGTTGACGAATAATAATTTCATCCAGCAGATTGTTTTGATTGCAGAAGGAAAACAGTTTGTTTCGGCTTTAATTGTTCCTAATTTTGAGTTTCTGAAAGATTATCTTACTAAAAAGAATATTCCATTTACCAATTGGACAGAACTTGTAGTAAAGAAAGAAATAATAGATTTCTACAAGGAAAAAATAAACGAAATACAACAGCATCTTTCAGATTTTGAAAAGGTAAAGAAATTTACTTTAATGCCTTCCGAATTTGAAATTGGCAGCGGAGAAATAACTCCGACGCTGAAGGTGAAAAGAAACGTCGTGCTCAAGAAATATGCAGATGTTATTGAGAAAATGTATTAG
- a CDS encoding NAD-dependent epimerase/dehydratase family protein, which produces MVFVTGATGILGRVIVLKLLKKGKKVRAAKRPSSNINEVKHSYQFYTENPDDFFNKIEWVDVDFDDINAVESALKDITEVYHCAAKVSFHPKDEKEMYHTNIKATENLLFACENSTVKKFLHVSSIAVLDLFNEKGELDENSDFNPKEEHSAYAISKHLSEMEIWRASAEGLNTIIINPGMIIGTGNWGKSSGDIFPTFESNSFTFSGGTSYVDVRDVAEISIKLMENNTFGERFIIVSENKKYADLGKQIRTKLGLKEAKILSKSTLEIGRIANFLFGWIVPQLKMATKSNIEAVSSLNVISNQKIKDTLDFKFISVNESIDFHLNNYINDKKLKNK; this is translated from the coding sequence ATGGTTTTTGTAACAGGAGCAACAGGAATTTTAGGCAGAGTTATCGTTTTAAAGCTTTTGAAAAAAGGTAAAAAAGTACGTGCCGCAAAAAGACCTTCAAGTAACATCAATGAAGTAAAACATTCTTATCAGTTTTATACCGAAAATCCAGATGATTTTTTCAATAAAATAGAGTGGGTTGATGTTGATTTCGACGATATCAATGCTGTTGAATCTGCCTTAAAAGATATTACCGAAGTTTACCATTGTGCTGCAAAAGTAAGTTTTCATCCGAAAGATGAGAAAGAGATGTATCACACCAATATTAAAGCAACCGAAAATCTTCTTTTTGCCTGTGAAAATTCTACCGTAAAGAAATTTCTTCATGTAAGTTCTATCGCAGTGCTCGATTTATTCAATGAAAAAGGAGAACTTGATGAAAATTCAGATTTTAATCCTAAAGAAGAGCATTCGGCGTATGCCATTTCAAAACATCTTTCTGAAATGGAAATCTGGAGAGCTTCTGCGGAAGGTTTAAACACGATTATCATCAATCCCGGAATGATTATCGGAACCGGAAATTGGGGCAAAAGCAGCGGAGATATTTTTCCAACTTTTGAAAGCAATAGTTTTACTTTCTCAGGCGGAACAAGTTATGTTGACGTAAGAGATGTGGCTGAAATCTCAATCAAGCTGATGGAAAACAATACTTTCGGAGAACGTTTTATCATCGTATCCGAAAACAAAAAATACGCAGACCTTGGAAAGCAGATTAGAACAAAATTAGGATTAAAAGAAGCGAAAATTCTTTCAAAAAGTACTTTGGAAATCGGCAGAATTGCCAACTTTCTTTTCGGATGGATTGTTCCGCAATTGAAAATGGCTACAAAGTCAAATATTGAGGCGGTTTCATCTCTTAATGTGATTTCTAATCAGAAAATTAAGGATACTTTAGATTTTAAATTTATTTCGGTAAATGAAAGCATTGATTTTCATCTCAACAATTATATTAACGACAAAAAGCTGAAGAACAAATAA
- a CDS encoding alpha/beta fold hydrolase, which produces MEILHSKIFGENLSSTPLLVFHGLFGMLDNWGSFGKELGEFLQVHLIDLRNHGRSFHSEEMSHDDLADDIANYMNHYGIEKAHVLGHSLGGKAVMQFAINYPEKVEKLIVVDISPKAYPPHHQGIIKALETVDFNTVSSRNDVEAVLTQYIPEKSTIQFLAKNLYWEEVGDKKKLNWRFNLKTLSEKYNQFVSNAIKYGVFQGETLFIAGEKSNYILPQDEFSIKQQFPKAQFVKIKNAAHWVQADNPVDFAIAVKGFLNINN; this is translated from the coding sequence ATGGAAATTTTACATTCAAAAATATTTGGCGAAAACTTGTCGTCAACACCTCTCTTAGTATTTCACGGTTTATTTGGAATGCTTGATAATTGGGGGAGTTTCGGGAAAGAATTAGGTGAGTTTTTACAGGTTCATTTAATTGATTTAAGAAATCACGGCAGAAGCTTTCATTCTGAAGAGATGTCGCATGATGATTTGGCAGATGATATTGCCAATTATATGAATCATTATGGCATCGAAAAAGCTCATGTTTTGGGACATTCTCTGGGAGGAAAGGCAGTGATGCAGTTTGCAATTAATTATCCTGAAAAAGTAGAAAAATTAATCGTTGTGGATATTTCTCCTAAAGCTTACCCTCCGCATCATCAGGGAATTATCAAAGCTCTTGAAACAGTAGATTTTAATACGGTAAGTTCTAGAAATGATGTTGAAGCAGTTTTAACTCAATATATTCCGGAAAAATCTACAATTCAGTTTTTAGCTAAAAATTTGTATTGGGAAGAAGTTGGTGATAAAAAGAAACTTAATTGGAGATTTAATTTGAAAACACTTTCAGAAAAATACAATCAATTTGTTTCTAATGCGATTAAGTATGGCGTTTTCCAAGGTGAAACATTATTCATTGCAGGAGAAAAATCAAATTACATTTTACCACAGGATGAGTTTTCAATCAAACAGCAGTTTCCAAAAGCTCAGTTTGTGAAAATTAAAAATGCAGCGCATTGGGTGCAGGCAGATAATCCTGTTGATTTTGCAATAGCAGTAAAAGGTTTTTTAAACATCAATAATTAA
- a CDS encoding pyridoxine 5'-phosphate synthase yields the protein MTKLSVNINKIATIRNARGAETPSVTEAAIKIQEFGAHGITIHPRPDERHITRKDVYDLKPIVHTEFNIEGNPHREFIDMVLEVKPEQVTLVPDADDAITSNAGWDCEKNMDFLKSVIAEFKNAGIRTSIFLDPNPEMVKFAAETGADRIELYTEAYASKYSENKEEAIKLYVETAVEAEKFGLGINAGHDLSLENLKYFADNIPNLLEVSIGHALVSEALYMGMENTVQAYLKRLAKW from the coding sequence ATGACAAAACTAAGTGTAAACATTAATAAAATTGCAACTATCAGAAACGCAAGAGGTGCGGAAACACCAAGCGTAACGGAAGCGGCAATTAAAATCCAGGAGTTTGGTGCGCATGGGATTACTATTCACCCAAGACCTGACGAAAGACATATTACAAGAAAAGATGTGTACGATTTAAAGCCTATCGTTCATACAGAATTTAATATTGAAGGAAATCCGCACAGAGAGTTTATTGATATGGTTTTGGAAGTAAAACCGGAACAGGTAACTTTAGTTCCTGATGCTGATGATGCTATTACTTCAAATGCCGGTTGGGATTGCGAAAAAAATATGGATTTTCTGAAATCTGTCATTGCAGAATTTAAAAATGCAGGAATCAGAACTTCAATTTTCTTAGACCCAAATCCTGAAATGGTAAAATTTGCCGCGGAAACCGGAGCCGACAGAATTGAACTGTACACAGAAGCTTACGCTTCAAAATATTCTGAAAATAAAGAAGAAGCCATTAAATTATATGTTGAAACGGCAGTTGAAGCTGAGAAATTTGGTTTAGGCATTAATGCGGGTCACGATTTAAGTTTAGAAAATTTAAAATATTTTGCAGATAATATTCCCAATCTTTTAGAGGTTTCTATAGGTCATGCTTTGGTTTCAGAAGCGTTATATATGGGAATGGAAAATACGGTACAGGCGTATTTGAAGAGATTAGCAAAATGGTAG